From one Rhopalosiphum padi isolate XX-2018 chromosome 2, ASM2088224v1, whole genome shotgun sequence genomic stretch:
- the LOC132922388 gene encoding ATP-dependent DNA helicase PIF1: MSLQCSCSVEWSNAQGVVLKRFKSLTTKLVLTRNNFRDIFIDVSADKGVVHRLALKDIAVHKRFASDGKATIHFKTDKVMMMISNAPVTQLAEFLKTLFVKVTGRKESPQVKIRERLLAVKSSSTEEISPINVKDIGRVDHKLNGPSMKKKKLNDELVNHNVKKSYLVNLKDKLSDEQQEVVEAVNTNNNIFFTGSAGTGKSFLLRYIVNTLPPDVTMVTASTGASACLIGGVTLHSFAGIGNGECTIERGIEMASKSSTAQVWRKCKILIIDEISMVDGEYFEKLDKIAKAVRKRDEPFGGIKLVLCGDFLQLPPVKQGKSRFCFQTKTWAECRFRCFNLKFVHRQSDNEFIKILNELRLGNIDPVTAIKLKATASNLLEQNGIVPTRLCCRTADAQMINQKKIFDLPGKVYKFEAFDSGPTKTLDDHTPVAKSFVLKSGAQVMLLKNISVSSGLVNGARGVVKDFDKNGSPCVQFKCGNTVTIKPEKWIVKTPTGQFISRQQVPLKLAWAFSIHKSQGLTLDCVEISLGRVFEAGQAYVALSRAKSLLSLRILDFDKKHVWANPDVIAFYNKLDRIIQSDKMYTLGKKNI; this comes from the exons ATGAGTTTACAATGTTCCTGTTCTGTAGAATGGTCGAACGCCCAAGGTGTTGTATTGAAACGTTTCAAATCATTGACAACAAAACTGGTATTGACTCGCAACAATTTTCGAGACATTTTCATTGATGTATCTGCTGACAAAGGTGTTGTTCACCGTTTAGCATTGAAAGACATTGCAGTACACAAACGTTTTGCTAGTGATGGCAAAGCAACAATCcattttaaaactgataaaGTTATGATGATGATTTCAAATGCTCCTGTTACACAACTAGCCGAATTTCTAAAGACTCTTTTTGTCAAAGTGACAGGACGTAAAGAATCGCctcag GTAAAAATCAGGGAACGACTATTAGCTGTTAAGAGTAGCTCAACTGAAGAAATCAGTCCTATTAATGTGAAGGATATTGGACGTGTTGATCATAAATTAAATGGTCctagtatgaaaaaaaaaaaattgaacgatGAATTGGTAAACCACAAtgtcaaaaaaagttatttagttaatttaaaagacAAACTATCTGATGAACAGCAAGAGGTAGTTGAAGCtgttaataccaataataatatattttttactg GTAGTGCAGGAACAGGCAAATCTTTTTTACTACGTTACATTGTGAATACTTTACCACCTGATGTAACAATGGTAACTGCTAGTACTGGTGCATCAGCTTGTCTTATCGGAGGGGTTACGTTACATTCCTTTGCTGGTATTGGTAATGGTGAATGCACTATTGAACGAGGTATTGAAATGGCTTCTAAATCGTCAACTGCACAAGTTTGgcgtaaatgtaaaatacttattattgatGAAATATCAATGGTAGATGGGGAATACTTTGAA aaacttGACAAAATAGCAAAAGCTGTACGTAAACGAGATGAGCCATTTGGTggtataaaattagtattatgtGGCGATTTTTTGCAATTACCTCCTGTTAAACAAGGAAAATCTAGATTCTGTTTTCAAACTAAAACTTGGGCAGAGTGTCGTTTTCGTTGTTTCAACTTGAAGTTTGTTCATAGACAGTCagataatgaatttataaaaatattaaatgaactaCGCTTAGGaaa CATAGATCCAGTTAcagcaataaaattaaaagccaCAGCATCTAATTTATTAGAACAAAATGGAATTGTACCTACACGTCTTTGTTGTCGAACAGCTGATGCTCAGatgataaatcaaaaaaaaatatttgatttaccaggcaaagtatataaatttgaaGCTTTTGATAGTGGCCCAACTAAAACATTAGATGATCATACTCCTGTAGCAAAATCATTTGTTCTCAAGTCTGGTGCTCAAgtcatgttattaaaaaatataagtgtatCATCAGGGCTAGTAAATGGTGCTAGAGGAGTGGTCAaagattttgataaaaatg gtTCTCCTTGTGTCCAATTTAAATGTGGTAATACAGTAACTATTAAACCTGAAAAGTGGATTGTTAAAACTCCCACTGGACAATTTATTTCAAGACAACAGGTACCTTTGAAACTAGCTTGGGCATTTTCTATTCATAAGTCAcag ggtttaACACTGGATTGTGTTGAAATATCTTTAGGGCGAGTATTTGAAGCAGGACAAGCTTATGTTGCATTGTCTAGAGCTAAAAGTTTATTATCTTTAAGAATTTTGGATTTTGATAAGAAACATGTTTGGGCAAATCCTGATGTGATagcgttttataataaattagatagaattattcaatctgataaaatgtatactttgggtaaaaaaaatatatga